From a single Pyxicephalus adspersus chromosome 11, UCB_Pads_2.0, whole genome shotgun sequence genomic region:
- the LOC140340889 gene encoding interferon regulatory factor 3-like: MSSQKPRIIPWLEEQINSQKYPGLKWVSETQFRIPWKHGLRQDRSEDDVKIFEAWAIASGSYDPSKDVANPAVWKRNFRSALNRKTEIRVVQDNSSDSNDPHKIYEFCRTATGDTMPEDLYRSESISPSSQLTPFTSPRSQLTVDRNLSQEINQMRISYIDDDLYLAPENLPSSVPPTAQDWYNNLSSPNVFVAEASPVCPDISLYLPYQNITEQVQDLPQEKLDAAQQHLLNTFFPNNTFETQFEVKIYYRGILVKQSLVKNPNGFHLTSRQQTNPENYLEDVTLPPPSLISDFKVAAEIKKILQNLEQGTLVEVQNGAICAKRQGKCRSFWSMTDTPTTNQPNPINKEAYSELYKFQQFVKELIEFIDQKRKDSPQYDIWICLGENWPDSRLWKKKFIMVQITPVSMQILHELSYSTGASSLKSNEVNLQISDSLSSSLRSTSDLLNFLKEFEERMDCS; this comes from the exons ATGAGCTCTCAGAAGCCACGGATTATTCCTTGGCTGGAGGAGCAGATCAACAGCCAGAAGTATCCCGGCCTTAAATGGGTCAGTGAGACACAGTTCCGGATACCATGGAAACACGGTTTAAGACAGGATAGGTCCGAGGACGATGTGAAAATATTTGAG GCCTGGGCTATTGCTAGTGGTAGTTATGATCCCAGCAAAGATGTAGCTAACCCAGCGGTATGGAAAAGAAATTTCCGATCTGCTCTTAACCGAAAAACTGAGATCCGCGTGGTCCAGGATAACAGCTCAGATTCTAATGACCCCCATAAAATTTATGAATTCTGCAGAACAGCCACTG GTGATACCATGCCTGAAGATCTGTATCGCAGTGAGAGTATCAGTCCATCTTCTCAACTAACTCCATTCACCAGCCCAAGAAGCCAGCTCACTGTG GACAGAAATCTTTCCCAGGAAATAAACCAGATGCGGATTTCATACATAGACGATG ACTTGTATCTTGCTCCTGAAAACCTGCCAAGCTCAGTGCCACCAACAGCTCAGGACTGGTACAATAACCTCTCCTCCCCAAATGTGTTTGTAGCTGAAGCTAGCCCTGTTTGTCCtgacatttctttgtatttaccCTACCAAAATATCACTG AACAAGTTCAGGATCTGCCACAGGAGAAGCTAGATGCAGCTCAACAACACCTGCTCAACACGTTTTTCCCTAACAACACATTTG aaacacaGTTCGAAGTAAAGATTTATTATCGGGGAATTTTGGTAAAGCAAAGTTTAGTGAAAAACCCCAATGGCTTCCACCTCACCTCAAGGCAACAAACAAACCCAGAGAACTATTTAGAAGATGTGACACTGCCACCACCTTCCTTAATCTCGGACTTCAAAGTAGCTGCTGAAATTAAAAAGATTCTACAAAACTTGGAACAAGGAACTCTGGTGGAAGTTCAGAATGGAGCCATCTGTGCCAAGAGACAAGGCAAATGCAGGAGTTTTTGGAGTATGACAGATACGCCAACCACAAACCAGCCCAATCCAATAAATAAAGAGGCCTACTCTGAGCTGTACAAGTTTCAGCAGTTTGTGAAAG AGCTTATTGAGTTTATAGACCAGAAGAGAAAGGATTCTCCACAATATGACATCTGGATTTGTCTAGGAGAAAATTGGCCTGATAGCAGATTATGGAAGAAGAAATTTATTATGGTACAA ATCACACCGGTATCAATGCAAATTCTTCATGAGCTGAGTTACAGCACAGGAGCTTCATCACTGAAAAGTAACGAGGTCAACTTGCAAATTTCAGACTCGCTGTCCTCCTCTCTGCGTAGTACATCTGATCTGCTAAATTTTCTAAAAGAATTCGAGGAACGGATGGACTGCTCTTAG
- the SCT gene encoding secretin: MPLTVVFRALVLLVIFVQLSCSSSLQVRNKRHADGMFTSEFSQARESAAIRKIINSALAGKRDVEESSYHANPQVNVPRKELSGFGNPTFSQLRLDDQGLNDATQNQLCSAILNLFKRLPVQSPQLHNTEDY; encoded by the exons ATGCCTTTGACGGTGGTTTTCAGAGCTTTGGTTCTCCTTGTTATCTTCGTTCAGCTGTCATGTTCCTCTTCTCTGCAAGTCAG aaataaaagacatGCTGATGGTATGTTCACCAGTGAATTTAGCCAGGCCAGAGAGTCAGCAGCCATCCGAAAAATCATAAACTCTGCCCTTGCAGGAAAAAG AGATGTGGAGGAGAGCAGTTACCATGCAAATCCACAGGTTAATGTTCCAAGGAAAGAACTGTCTGGATTTGGGAATCCCACCTTTTCACAGTTAAG GTTGGATGATCAGGGCCTGAATGATGCCACACAAAACCAGCTTTGTTCCGCCATCTTGAATTTGTTTAAAAGGTTGCCCGTTCAGTCACCACAGCTGCACAATACAGAG GATTACTAA